The following are encoded together in the Thermostichus vulcanus str. 'Rupite' genome:
- a CDS encoding diacylglycerol/polyprenol kinase family protein: MGLTQQIMCYALWLGSVFALAEWLRACKVDGEWVRKVIHIGVGNIILLAWALQVPRWLGVSFSLVFASLALLSYRVAILQSLNGVGRRSFGTCFYALSIGLLLYWFWLPERQLFAVIGILVMTWADALAGLVGKTWGQHRYQLGSIQKSWEGSLTMWGVSSLVIGAVLLGYFGFSPSLLGISVLVGGMAMGLEVFSWWGLDNLTVPLASGGLCFVLVQGLNL; the protein is encoded by the coding sequence ATGGGCTTGACCCAGCAGATCATGTGCTACGCCCTCTGGCTGGGATCCGTGTTTGCATTGGCCGAATGGCTGCGCGCCTGCAAGGTAGATGGGGAATGGGTGCGTAAGGTGATCCACATCGGGGTAGGCAACATCATCCTGCTGGCTTGGGCGTTGCAGGTGCCCCGTTGGTTGGGGGTGAGCTTCTCCCTGGTGTTTGCCAGTCTAGCGCTGCTCTCCTACCGAGTGGCGATTTTGCAAAGTTTGAATGGGGTGGGTCGGCGCAGCTTCGGCACCTGTTTTTACGCCCTTAGCATTGGTCTGTTGCTCTACTGGTTTTGGCTCCCCGAGCGGCAACTGTTCGCGGTCATCGGCATTTTGGTGATGACCTGGGCGGATGCTTTGGCGGGCTTGGTGGGTAAAACCTGGGGCCAACACCGCTACCAACTGGGATCCATTCAAAAAAGTTGGGAGGGATCCCTGACCATGTGGGGGGTGAGCAGTTTGGTGATCGGGGCAGTGTTGCTGGGGTACTTTGGCTTCTCCCCCTCTTTGCTGGGCATTAGCGTCTTGGTGGGGGGGATGGCCATGGGACTGGAGGTGTTCTCTTGGTGGGGGCTGGATAACCTCACCGTGCCCCTAGCCAGTGGTGGGCTGTGCTTTGTCTTGGTGCAAGGGCTAAATCTGTAA
- a CDS encoding RecQ family ATP-dependent DNA helicase, translating to MQDWQQIQQALKQHWGYEALRPPQDQVIRTLLDKRDALVVLPTGFGKSLCFQVTALLQTGVTLVVSPLIALMEDQVQELWQRKLPAACLHSELDPALRKRVLKALEDNRLRLLYLGPETLFSPRVWQHLQQPQVRINGLIVDEAHTLVHWGGSFRPDYRRLGLLRPALTWKGEAFPIAAFTATADPQTQSRLQQALDLRDPARIEVDPIRPNLSLNISIVWSVADRRRQLLRFLQKNSGSGLVYVRTRRDGQALTEWLESQNFQTATYHGGLDSGSRRQLERAWLQGELRFLVCTNAFGMGINKPDVRWVLHFQPPPDLTDYVQEVGRGGRDGGFCRALMLVSEPTGFWDPSDRQRNAYFHQQQQRIEARARLLLKTLPDQGSYTNIPTAEDRVALGVLQEMGCLQWQDPFCFQIRQRRWQPYSRPDPWEGMAALINTRGCRWQVLLQHFGYQNGNQTCGTCDNCCRSSSSGAGIRPLRWV from the coding sequence TTGCAGGATTGGCAGCAGATCCAACAGGCTCTCAAGCAACACTGGGGTTACGAAGCGCTGCGCCCACCTCAGGATCAGGTGATTCGTACTTTGTTGGACAAGCGAGATGCTCTGGTGGTGTTGCCGACTGGGTTCGGTAAATCCCTCTGTTTTCAGGTAACAGCTCTGCTGCAAACGGGAGTGACGTTGGTGGTCTCCCCCTTGATTGCCCTGATGGAAGACCAGGTTCAGGAGTTGTGGCAACGCAAGCTACCGGCAGCCTGTCTACACAGTGAACTGGATCCGGCCTTGCGCAAACGGGTGTTAAAAGCTTTAGAAGACAACCGCCTGCGCCTTCTCTATTTGGGGCCAGAAACCCTGTTTAGCCCGCGGGTTTGGCAGCACTTGCAACAACCCCAGGTGCGGATCAACGGCCTGATTGTGGATGAAGCCCATACGCTGGTGCATTGGGGGGGATCCTTCCGGCCCGACTACCGCCGTTTGGGGCTGCTACGCCCTGCCCTAACCTGGAAAGGGGAAGCATTTCCCATTGCGGCCTTTACCGCTACCGCCGATCCCCAAACCCAAAGTCGCCTGCAGCAGGCGTTGGATCTGCGCGACCCAGCGCGGATTGAGGTGGATCCCATCCGCCCAAACCTATCCCTGAACATTTCCATCGTCTGGAGCGTGGCGGATCGTCGCCGACAACTGCTGCGATTCCTCCAAAAAAATTCAGGGTCCGGGCTGGTGTATGTGCGAACGCGGCGGGATGGACAAGCGTTGACAGAGTGGCTGGAGAGTCAGAACTTCCAGACAGCCACTTACCATGGTGGGCTGGATTCGGGATCCCGTCGGCAGTTGGAGCGGGCTTGGCTGCAGGGGGAGTTGCGCTTTTTGGTCTGTACCAATGCTTTCGGTATGGGCATCAACAAACCGGATGTGCGCTGGGTGCTGCATTTTCAGCCTCCTCCGGATTTGACCGATTATGTACAGGAGGTGGGGCGGGGTGGGCGGGATGGTGGCTTTTGTCGGGCCTTGATGTTGGTTTCGGAACCCACGGGATTTTGGGATCCCAGCGATCGACAACGCAACGCCTATTTCCATCAACAGCAGCAACGGATCGAGGCTCGGGCCAGGCTTCTGCTCAAAACCTTGCCTGACCAGGGATCCTACACCAACATTCCCACCGCAGAAGACCGAGTGGCTTTGGGGGTGCTACAGGAAATGGGCTGCTTACAGTGGCAGGATCCCTTTTGCTTCCAGATCCGGCAGCGGCGCTGGCAACCCTACTCAAGACCGGATCCTTGGGAGGGAATGGCAGCCCTGATCAACACACGCGGCTGTCGCTGGCAGGTGCTATTGCAGCATTTTGGCTATCAGAATGGGAATCAGACCTGTGGAACCTGTGATAACTGTTGCCGCTCCAGCTCCTCAGGTGCAGGCATCCGGCCATTGCGCTGGGTATGA
- a CDS encoding cytochrome c, whose product MDFGQERFISHKKAGEKNATVSGGFWVQPFFSAWGRKLSLGLIALLLLLFSWSWWGVGAKLDPYTETVLGLSGEVSHGASLFALNCAACHGEEADGRVGPSLRGVSRRRSERFIIQQVTSGNTPPMPQFQPDPQEMADLISYLKTL is encoded by the coding sequence GTGGACTTTGGGCAAGAGCGCTTCATTTCCCACAAGAAAGCAGGGGAAAAAAACGCGACTGTCTCCGGTGGGTTTTGGGTGCAGCCCTTCTTCAGCGCTTGGGGCAGAAAATTAAGCCTGGGTTTGATCGCGTTACTGCTGCTACTGTTCTCCTGGAGCTGGTGGGGCGTAGGAGCTAAGTTGGATCCCTACACGGAAACCGTGCTGGGGTTATCGGGCGAAGTCAGTCACGGGGCATCCCTGTTTGCCCTCAATTGCGCCGCTTGCCATGGAGAGGAAGCCGATGGCCGAGTCGGCCCCAGTTTGCGAGGCGTGAGCCGTCGCCGCTCGGAACGTTTTATCATTCAACAAGTCACCAGCGGCAATACCCCGCCAATGCCTCAGTTCCAGCCGGATCCTCAGGAGATGGCTGATTTAATCAGCTACTTGAAAACCTTGTGA
- a CDS encoding glycoside hydrolase family 3 N-terminal domain-containing protein: MSMSGAPPLEFGQPLSLARQVAQLLVVPVSAQLGSLHAPVEGSPYPSRELLRKLVQEVGIGGVWLRDGHVAEAILLIEQLQDWASLPLLVAVDAGRGLALPGATSFPHPLGLSRLGAEAESWAEQWGRITSREAAAIGINWLLSPVVVPQAELAGLALAEDPATVLSLARAFVGGCEQTALDMGSGILTTARSFPGLASADPLQEGSRFGPTTPDTPWRPQLTTPVAQLQDTLWLPVRHLVHQVGAILVSHVVLPEWDERWPITLLPGRLTQLLRQEWGFTGLIVVDALDQGFLAELADPVTLAVRALQAGADLILAPPNPIQVMQGILDALQPGSQAQGYSGQGSLNPAQVAQSVTRILRAKQRTMGGVSALLKEVWPALAETDFSTVPGWMGATERTDPGLNRGSPAEQLKPVLLGDPITKDSALGKLFSVRPGLPSRLQGAERLGLLLAEADIAPCQAAMARGGVEGGQPLTLPAEPGWLNWIWQDLPLSSGELNLESPALRIPSALRIPPFCSNALTPLPLLEAALAKATGLMVQCFVQDPLPNYVLDMLQQQRERIAAVVFYGSLPLYRRLQEQFHWVNTVHSLNRDPFAQAEVMRRLFPHLSIAEGVHEAGATIKKK, translated from the coding sequence ATGAGTATGTCTGGAGCCCCGCCACTGGAGTTTGGTCAGCCTTTATCGCTGGCACGTCAGGTGGCGCAACTGCTGGTGGTACCGGTTTCCGCCCAGTTGGGATCCCTGCATGCCCCGGTGGAAGGGAGTCCTTACCCCAGTCGAGAGCTGTTAAGAAAGCTGGTTCAAGAGGTTGGCATCGGTGGAGTTTGGCTGCGGGATGGACATGTGGCCGAGGCAATCCTGTTGATCGAGCAGTTGCAGGACTGGGCTTCCTTACCCCTTTTGGTGGCAGTGGATGCCGGTCGAGGGCTGGCTTTGCCAGGGGCAACTTCTTTTCCTCATCCGTTGGGGCTGAGTCGGTTGGGGGCTGAAGCCGAATCTTGGGCGGAGCAGTGGGGGCGCATCACCAGCCGGGAGGCCGCGGCGATTGGCATTAACTGGTTACTCAGTCCAGTGGTGGTACCCCAGGCAGAACTTGCCGGTTTGGCTTTGGCGGAGGATCCCGCCACGGTGTTGTCTTTGGCTCGTGCTTTTGTGGGTGGCTGTGAGCAAACGGCCCTCGACATGGGCAGCGGGATCCTAACGACAGCCCGTTCTTTCCCTGGACTGGCTTCGGCGGATCCGCTGCAGGAGGGTTCTAGGTTCGGCCCTACAACACCAGACACCCCCTGGCGACCCCAGCTGACAACCCCTGTCGCCCAATTACAAGACACCCTTTGGTTGCCCGTTCGGCACCTCGTCCATCAGGTGGGGGCCATTCTGGTTTCCCATGTGGTGCTGCCGGAGTGGGATGAGCGCTGGCCCATCACCCTGCTGCCGGGACGCTTGACCCAACTGCTCCGTCAGGAGTGGGGGTTTACGGGGTTGATCGTGGTCGATGCGCTGGATCAAGGGTTTCTGGCGGAGCTAGCGGATCCCGTGACGTTGGCGGTACGGGCTTTGCAGGCGGGCGCGGATCTGATCCTTGCCCCTCCCAACCCCATCCAGGTGATGCAGGGTATCTTGGATGCCCTTCAACCGGGATCCCAAGCGCAAGGGTATAGCGGGCAGGGATCCCTGAACCCGGCCCAGGTTGCCCAATCGGTCACGCGCATTTTGCGAGCCAAGCAGCGGACGATGGGTGGGGTCTCTGCCCTGCTCAAAGAAGTCTGGCCAGCTTTGGCAGAAACGGACTTTTCCACCGTTCCTGGGTGGATGGGAGCAACGGAACGGACGGATCCGGGCTTAAATCGGGGATCCCCCGCCGAACAGCTCAAGCCCGTGTTGTTGGGGGATCCGATCACCAAAGATTCTGCCTTGGGCAAGTTGTTTAGCGTTCGTCCCGGCTTGCCCTCTCGATTACAAGGGGCAGAACGGTTGGGATTGCTTCTGGCTGAGGCGGATATTGCCCCCTGTCAAGCGGCGATGGCGCGGGGGGGTGTGGAAGGCGGCCAACCCCTGACTCTACCGGCAGAGCCCGGCTGGTTGAACTGGATTTGGCAGGATCTCCCCCTGAGCAGTGGCGAGCTTAATCTAGAATCTCCCGCCCTCCGCATCCCATCGGCTTTACGCATTCCCCCCTTCTGCAGCAATGCCCTCACACCCCTACCCCTGCTGGAAGCGGCCCTGGCCAAGGCCACAGGATTGATGGTGCAATGCTTCGTCCAGGATCCCTTGCCCAACTATGTCCTGGATATGCTGCAACAGCAGCGGGAGCGGATCGCAGCGGTTGTCTTTTATGGCAGCTTGCCCCTATATCGCCGTTTGCAGGAGCAATTTCACTGGGTGAACACCGTACACAGCCTCAACCGGGATCCCTTCGCACAGGCGGAGGTGATGCGACGGTTGTTCCCCCATCTCAGCATTGCAGAGGGAGTCCATGAGGCCGGAGCAACCATTAAGAAAAAGTAA